From Xiphophorus couchianus chromosome 7, X_couchianus-1.0, whole genome shotgun sequence:
ACACATTTCAACGTGATGATTTATCACATTAATTTTGTGGTGGCGACATAAAAAAATGAGGTAAAGTTTAACAGATAGAAGTGCTTTTGAAAGGCTTCACTGCTGTTACATCTCATGTTTCAGCCACTGAGAGACCTGAATAAGACTCCAGCTCTACGTATGTTCAAGGTCTAACATTGAACATAAATCAGAGAATAATTAGGCGAAAAACCTACAGTAACTAGAAGTTAAAGGGATCCACAactagttgaacatgttggccataatatgttgaaatattctcatttaCTTAGAAGttgttaaacataaaaactagcAGCGCACCGATTGctgttttctggccaatcactgattaccaatctttaaaaagcctgacctatcgattccgattttggccggTACCAATTTTTTTGTCGCTAAAtgcagcaagaaagttgctgagttggtaactattgttaactgcaaacatgacCTGGTGTCTGAGTCCGTCAGTCAAAGGTCtgtcactgcagagcagaagaggagagTCGTtcatttttagacctttgctgaggtgataagattgtttttatataaaagtattGGTCCATCACCAATCtctcaaaattaagaaaatcggTGCcaataaatcggtgcacccacAGCAAAACCTCACAATAACTTAAAAAATTGTACACCGTGGTTATATTTTTCACCTGCAGGGGCCGCCATTTTTATCCACAATGCCTGCCAGACTGAGGATGCGGTTACACCAAAAGTTTGattaatcttaaataaaaagtatttgtatttactttgtGTAGGAGCAATaccaaaattcatttttgtttcttcaacaAAGACGACTTTGGCTTCACCTCCAGTCTGTGCAATACGTAAAATCAGTCTCTCCTCATCTTCGCTCTCCTGTGTCATTGCTGAACTGGCGTTCAACCTGCAAGGGTTGAACGCCGCTCAAAGcgcaaaaaatacttttctgatGGAGCTAGCGCTGTAGCACCTAGCATACGTCCGGTACcgtatacattttaaaaataaatctgtaataaaTGTTCCTCAAATAAAGTCTGAATGTTACAACTGATTGCGGGTCCCTTTAAGAAGActgctttgttttgtaaatatctAGCAGATTTCTTCTCATTTGAAGCTATAAAATGACGGGAGGCTTTTATAGCTGCCGTCACTTTAATGGCTTATTTAAGCCATGTTGATGAGGGGAGCGTGTTCCCTCGACGAGGACTGACCGTTCTGGCTTTCTCCATGTAGCGTTTGTATCTCTGCTCCATCTGTTTCATGTCCTCGTCCTTCTTCCGAAGGATCTCCTGGAGTTCATCTATCTTCttggccactgaaaaaaacggGCGCGTTCAGAACTCCACAGCATGAACCAATAAGCCGGGAGAGgaagggagggggaaaaaaaacaaacaaaaaaaaaaacgggtcTTACTGTTGCTGTCTGCTTTGGGCTCAAGGTCGTCGATGACCTCCCGTTTCTTCCGGAGGTCAGAGTGAGCTTCGTTCAGCTTCTCCCTGAAACAAATGAGTCACTTTAGACGAATCCCATCGGTGGTAAACCGGCGCCAAGCAACAGCAGCGGTGAATGACTTACAAATGCTCCTCCAGCTTTTTCTTCAACAAAGATGACTTTGGTTCAataagaggaggagaaaaaacaaaacgttaaCGTAAGATTCACGCTACGTGAAGGATGAAAACCTGAAACGTGTAAGCAGTGAAAGTCAAGCTGTTGCAGAGTGAAATCATGGGCCTCTTGGACGGACGACGGGCCGTACTTACGATGGCCTGATTTTGGCAGATGTAGGATGGGGGGAAGAGGGGAGAGAGACAAACAGAGAGGGGCAGGCGTTAGCGCTGAATCACCACGGCAAACATGGGTTAAAGTCCCACACAACAGGTCCCACAAGGAGAGCAAACACTGCAGTCCTCCAAGGCCAAGTGGTCTTTCTAGCTAATCTCTCAGTGAGCCGTGCAAAAAGgattctttttctgttttcagaaatgaTAAATTGATTATGATTTTTATAAAGAGTCAGCATTCCATCGGCCTGATTGTGGACAGTATGCTGAGTAACGGCGAACGGCAACAGAGCAGGAGAGGCAGATTATTCCACTCACGTCCTCGTGTTTGCTGTCCTGCTGCTGGAGCGCTTTCTGGAGCTCCTCCACCTGAGAACGCAGCTCCGAGATCTGCTGCTGGTTCAACCTTGGCAAGGACGACAGGGAGGAAGGAAGATTTTAATGTggattttatgaaaaagtattcaaaGTCTGAAATGACTACCAACTCTACGACGCCGTCATCTTGTTTAAGGaccatcattttatttgttgactGATTCGTGTTAGCAGCAGAGGCAGTGGAGCGCATTGCTAACTAAAACATTAGTTGAGCTAACCTTACAGAAGTAATCAAAAAATAGCTCTGCTAAAACACCTACATGGTATTTAGCTAAAGAGCTACATTAAcagtatttagtggaagctaatgctgaaGCTAAAGCACTTTTTCAACAGCTGTTAGCAAAAGCTAATGGTTCTGCTAAAGATGGAAAAGTGAACGGGTTATAGCGCTTTCACACTGAGCTAAAGTGCTACATTAACACAGTATTAaaagaagctaatgctaaagcaccaaacaacatggtatttagaagaagctaatgctaaagcagtACATCAACAAGGTATtaagaagctaatgctaaagcactacaTCAATGTGGTATTTAGAAGAAGCTACTGCTAAAGCACTACATCAACGTGGTAATAAgaagaagctaatgctaaagcccTACATCAACAAGGTATTTAGCAGTTTACAACTTGTTTTCtactgtctgttttatttccttcctgtatctttcttgtttgaaataaagttgaGGAGAAGAAACAGAACTGTCGTCCcagaaaaaatattgctaaaaaactgaaaatatttaagctaaatgtttagattaaatCCGTTTCCCTCCAACAGTTCAATGAGtgaactttcaaaaataaactgtataGGATTCTTTTGACAATGTAATAGTCCTTTTCAGAACTGAGCATTTCATATATTTCACTATCCTCTTTTGAAAAAAGACCCTtaaattatctttgtttaaatTATCTAGTAATTCCACTTTGGGTTAAAGATGTTTCAAGTGGAACTTTGTGCATCTGCTGTGAGCACCTGTCGTCCATTCAGCGCTCCGCTCTACTGAGCATGCTCACTCCACTCCTCTCCTCCTGTTACTGTTGCCGGGGATGCTTCCCACACCCTCAGCCTGGTGTTGCattggacacacacacacacgcacaaacagtCCACCCACATGTCCACATGCCCAAAggcatgtaaacacacacacacacacacacacacgcctgcacgtAAACACACACGCCGTAGGGACAATCTGGCTTTCTGCTGCCTGTCCTCCAGCCCAGCCCACACAGCTCCGCTCCACACGCAGTCCAGAGGGCGAGTTGACATTTAGGCAGATATCACTCCTTCCCTCAGCCAAATCAACAGTTTAATACCCGGGAACGCACAATATGGTGGCCCCCGGGGGGGAGGGAAGGCTTATCCAACACTGCTGagcggaaaaaaaaaagttaaaccaTTTAATGAATTCATGAACAAACTCCCACCTGTTCTGAGTTTCCAGGGTGTTCTTGCTGCGCTGTGCCTCTTCCAGCTCGGCCTGGACCTCCACTAGTTTCTGTCTGTAGGCCTCCTCCTGAGCACACAGCATCTTGTTCTCGCTCTGCAGACGGACGACCGTTTCCCTGTCGAAGGCAGAAAATGGGGAACAACAGAAAGGCAGAATGAGGGGAAGGAACGGGAGACAGACCCAGGAACAGTGGTACTGACTGAGGAGGCTCTTATGTGATGCCGTGTGTTACTGATCCACTGGCCAGCTGAGCGTTCagcttccaaaaataaaatgccacaATGAACACAGCACCAGCGTAAGCTCTGGTTCAGATGGATAGATGGACCTACTTTAGCTCAGTGGGCATGATCTCTGCAGCAAGGTTTCCCACAGTCACATCACCGTCAGACAAGTCTCctacagagagaaagaaagatatATGAATTGTTTTACAAAACGCCATCGTGTTTCAATGTGTTaccaatcaataaataaaagtattcgGGATGATTTTCCCACCTGTTCCGCTCAGGCAGCCCTGCTGGACCTGCGCACACCGCAGCTCGTCGTTAGCTTCCCGTAGCGAGTCTCTTTCTGAAATGAGACGCTGCAGAAGAGAAAAGGTCGTTGGAAACACACTGTCCAGAATATTCCAAGTCCTGATTtgataaactttgttttattatgttacaTCAGCAAACAATGAATTTTGCACAAAGGATGAACGATAAATCTTCAACGTTGGCACTGGCtgatttttttaacatctgtATATCGGTCAgataactaaaactaaaacaaactaaacagcCGATACTTTATTATTTACGTCTTTGTCGTTAGTTTTGGAGGGGAGCATTTGTTGACCGTGATGGATATTTATATAAAAGTGGTACAAATTGTCGTCCATGATAGCAGTATTAATATCtgggcctgttgcaataagcaataaatcaattaatcgtgtGATAAATtgaaacaagctcaataatttctatttgcatgatttatcattttccttttttctctctttctacaaaaactgaacaacaaaagtcctcagtctggtgctttgatCTCAACTAGTCCTAACTAGACATAATTCATTtgatctgttttgtttattttggatatttaaaatgtcttccagttccaatgtTGAATGTTCACTAGAATTTAAAGAttattaatctttgagaattagtttgtttttgcgTGACATTACTTGAAGTTGGtgtcaaaacagcaatattaccGTTCACTGCAATAATGTGCTGGATAATTTATCGTACAGCTAAACTTGCTACTGTTACAAACCTATTAATATTGGAtattcattttcataaaacaataCATCAATCTTTATGTGACACGGATCGTTGTGAGATCTGAGACTTTTCTAGAAGCGACAGATGAGGTGGGAGTCTGCAGCACAATATCTGCCTGGCGACAGCCTCAGCAGCCGAAAAGTGCTGATCCACacaacattttccaaatgtgCTGGCGAGGAGCAACAACTCACTTCTTTCTCCTTCAGCAGTGCGTCATACTTGTCATAAAGATTCTTGTACTCAAACTGCCACTTCTCAGCCTTCATGGCCTCTGCTGTGTGCCTGGTGTGATGCTCATGAGCCTGGAAAaagataagtaaataaatacacacacacagaaatttttttaaaaaaaatctgaaagcacACAGTCTGCGAGAAGCGCTCCAGGAAAACAGCAAATCTCTCCAAACACATGCAGCCAGACTCAGTTTATCATCGCTCAGATGGCGAACAGATGAAGCGGCGACGCGGCGTGCCTGTCTCTTGTAGGTGTCCAGCTGACCGCGGACGGCGTTGGCCCgccgcagctcctcctccagctcgCAGGTGCGCTGCATGTACACGGTGTTGCGCTCCTCCAGGAGGCGCACCTGTCTGCGCAGATCGCCCAGATCCTCCAGCTTCCTCTTGTAGGTCTCCACCAGCGCTTCGAGCTGGTTCACCCGGTCAGACGAGTGTCTGAGGGGGCAGCAGAGGGACAGAGGGTGTGGGTAGCGGCTAATCATGCTTGGGGAAAGTCATTTATCGCTGAACATGAATAACAAACGCCTTCAATTAAGAAAGGTGGTGTCAGCTTTGTGTCCTGATCTGTGTCACCTTAATATATTtagctggacgataaattgtctcagaagttattgcgataaacaataatattgttgtatttaatatttttgttttaaatcaaggcCATCACTtgataataactggaacattgatcgaTATATCCAAAGTGTATTTGCCTGATGATAGCAtttgaaaaaatgtcatttttatttttcgttTCTTCATTGATGACTGTATCAtgttgttatgatgtaaagcactttgaagttgtcgctgaaatgtgctatacataaatttttttttaaaactcgaCTTCATTGTGTCATGTGCTACACTGCTACTCTAAAGCACATGTACAGTTACGTTGATCACCATTCCAGCTCATTTCGATAGTAGAGAACCACTAAAGCGTTCGGCCACCTGAGGATGTCCATCTCGTCTTTAAGCGCCTGGGCTTCGTGCGCCAGACTCGTCAGCTCCTCGTTCCTCTGCTGCAGGTCGGCCACCTCGCGCTCCAGCAGGTCTGCACGAACGCGCAGGTCGTCTCTGCTGTTCTCCAGCCTGAGACACACGGCGGTTCATGTGGGTGAGAAACAAACGCGGCCGAGGTGACTCGAGAAGACACTCGAGTCTAAAACATCTCACATGTGGGTATAGAAGCTGCTAGGTATCACAGTGATCTTTTCGGCGTTGGCCAACCTGTagttctcctcctgcagctgctccatctgactctgcagcagcagcagcttcttgcCCGTGATGGCGGTGGTCGCGGCATCCAGAGAGTCGCTGCAGCAAAGCCTCTCCCTCAGGGAGCGGACCTCCGCCTGGAGCGACGACCTCTCCTCCAC
This genomic window contains:
- the hook2 gene encoding protein Hook homolog 2 isoform X1, with protein sequence MSLDKAKLCDSLLTWLQTFQVPSCDNKDELTSGVAIAHVLYRIDPSWFNETWLGRIKEESEANWRLKVSNLKKVLKSMLEYYHDVLGQQVSDEHLPDVNLIGELGDVTELGKLLQLVLGCAVSCEKKQEQIQQIMTLEESVQHVVMTAIQELLAKEPSSEPGSPETYGDFDYQSRKYYFLSEEAGEKEDLTQRCRDLERQLSLGVEERSSLQAEVRSLRERLCCSDSLDAATTAITGKKLLLLQSQMEQLQEENYRLENSRDDLRVRADLLEREVADLQQRNEELTSLAHEAQALKDEMDILRHSSDRVNQLEALVETYKRKLEDLGDLRRQVRLLEERNTVYMQRTCELEEELRRANAVRGQLDTYKRQAHEHHTRHTAEAMKAEKWQFEYKNLYDKYDALLKEKERLISERDSLREANDELRCAQVQQGCLSGTGDLSDGDVTVGNLAAEIMPTELKETVVRLQSENKMLCAQEEAYRQKLVEVQAELEEAQRSKNTLETQNRLNQQQISELRSQVEELQKALQQQDSKHEDAISSLLKKKLEEHLEKLNEAHSDLRKKREVIDDLEPKADSNMAKKIDELQEILRKKDEDMKQMEQRYKRYMEKARTVIKTLDPKQPAPTPDVQSLRNQLTEKENKLQHLEHDYERSRARHSQEEKLIISAWYNMGMALHQQVSGERLGPGNQAMSFLAQQRQSTNARRGLVRLQPR
- the hook2 gene encoding protein Hook homolog 2 isoform X2, giving the protein MSLDKAKLCDSLLTWLQTFQVPSCDNKDELTSGVAIAHVLYRIDPSWFNETWLGRIKEESEANWRLKVSNLKKVLKSMLEYYHDVLGQQVSDEHLPDVNLIGELGDVTELGKLLQLVLGCAVSCEKKQEQIQQIMTLEESVQHVVMTAIQELLAKEPSSEPGSPETYGDFDYQSRKYYFLSEEAGEKEDLTQRCRDLERQLSLGVEERSSLQAEVRSLRERLCCSDSLDAATTAITGKKLLLLQSQMEQLQEENYRLENSRDDLRVRADLLEREVADLQQRNEELTSLAHEAQALKDEMDILRHSSDRVNQLEALVETYKRKLEDLGDLRRQVRLLEERNTVYMQRTCELEEELRRANAVRGQLDTYKRQAHEHHTRHTAEAMKAEKWQFEYKNLYDKYDALLKEKERLISERDSLREANDELRCAQVQQGCLSGTGDLSDGDVTVGNLAAEIMPTELKETVVRLQSENKMLCAQEEAYRQKLVEVQAELEEAQRSKNTLETQNRLNQQQISELRSQVEELQKALQQQDSKHEDSSLLKKKLEEHLEKLNEAHSDLRKKREVIDDLEPKADSNMAKKIDELQEILRKKDEDMKQMEQRYKRYMEKARTVIKTLDPKQPAPTPDVQSLRNQLTEKENKLQHLEHDYERSRARHSQEEKLIISAWYNMGMALHQQVSGERLGPGNQAMSFLAQQRQSTNARRGLVRLQPR